A genomic window from Nocardioides jiangxiensis includes:
- a CDS encoding acetyl-CoA C-acetyltransferase, producing MAEAFIYDHVRTPRGRGKKTGSLNEVKPIDLVVTLMHAIEERNEGLDTAGIDDVILGCVTPIGDQGSDIARVAAVKAGLAETVAGVQIDRFCASALEAVNQAAARVRSGWEDLILAGGVEAMSRVPMGSNGGAWAMDPKTSLDTYFIPQGVSADLIATVEGFTREDVDALAAQSHERAAKAWANGYYDDCVIPVKDENGLVILDKDETVRPGTTAESLGSLKPSFIAMGVDAGFDDVALSKYTEVEKINHVHHAGNSSGVVDGASLMLIGSEEAGKKHGLTPKARIVSTAVIGSEPTIMLTGPAPAAYKALEKAGLTVDDIDLWEINEAFAAVALRFIKDMGITQDVVNVNGGAMAMGHPLGATGAIILGTLVDELKRQGKRYGLATLCVGAGMGIATIVEAL from the coding sequence ATGGCTGAAGCATTCATCTACGACCACGTGCGTACGCCGCGCGGCCGTGGCAAGAAGACCGGCTCGCTCAACGAGGTCAAGCCGATCGACCTGGTCGTCACGCTCATGCACGCGATCGAGGAGCGCAACGAGGGCCTCGACACCGCCGGCATCGACGACGTGATCCTCGGCTGTGTCACGCCGATCGGTGACCAGGGTTCCGACATCGCCCGCGTCGCCGCCGTCAAGGCCGGCCTCGCCGAGACCGTCGCCGGTGTCCAGATCGACCGCTTCTGTGCCTCCGCGCTCGAGGCCGTCAACCAGGCTGCTGCCCGCGTCCGCTCCGGCTGGGAGGACCTGATCCTCGCTGGTGGCGTCGAGGCGATGAGCCGCGTGCCGATGGGCTCCAACGGCGGTGCCTGGGCCATGGACCCGAAGACGTCGCTCGACACCTACTTCATCCCGCAGGGCGTGTCCGCCGACCTGATCGCCACGGTCGAGGGCTTCACCCGTGAGGACGTCGACGCGCTCGCCGCGCAGTCGCACGAGCGTGCCGCGAAGGCCTGGGCCAACGGCTACTACGACGACTGCGTCATCCCGGTGAAGGACGAGAACGGCCTCGTCATCCTGGACAAGGACGAGACGGTCCGCCCGGGCACGACCGCGGAGTCGCTCGGCTCGCTCAAGCCGTCGTTCATCGCGATGGGCGTGGACGCGGGCTTCGACGACGTCGCCCTCTCGAAGTACACCGAGGTCGAGAAGATCAACCACGTCCACCACGCCGGCAACAGCTCCGGCGTCGTCGACGGTGCCTCCCTCATGCTCATCGGCTCCGAGGAGGCGGGCAAGAAGCACGGCCTGACCCCGAAGGCCCGCATCGTCTCCACCGCGGTCATCGGCTCCGAGCCGACGATCATGCTGACCGGCCCGGCGCCGGCGGCGTACAAGGCCCTCGAGAAGGCCGGCCTCACGGTCGACGACATCGACCTGTGGGAGATCAACGAGGCCTTCGCGGCCGTCGCCCTCCGCTTCATCAAGGACATGGGGATCACCCAGGACGTCGTCAACGTCAACGGTGGCGCCATGGCCATGGGTCACCCCCTGGGTGCGACCGGCGCCATCATCCTGGGCACGCTCGTCGACGAGCTCAAGCGCCAGGGCAAGCGCTACGGCCTGGCCACGCTCTGCGTCGGCGCGGGCATGGGCATCGCGACCATCGTCGAAGCCCTCTGA
- a CDS encoding TetR/AcrR family transcriptional regulator: MTRRTQAERREASRADLIAATLELMEEVGYAGISVAEVCQRAGRSVGTHLHHFGTKAALVTAAVDALAARRIADVRADLEREPRRGAEAALDVVWQFYAGPTFVVALELWVAARTNPELREHLLVVEERIDREGVALAASIAPELTTPAGALVGRCAVATMRGLAMRRALYVDADIDADWRSLKPLLLTTLTTISSEDAR; encoded by the coding sequence ATGACCCGCCGGACCCAGGCCGAACGCCGTGAGGCGAGCCGTGCCGACCTGATCGCGGCGACGCTCGAGCTCATGGAGGAGGTCGGGTACGCGGGCATCTCGGTCGCCGAGGTCTGCCAGCGCGCAGGCCGCTCGGTCGGCACACACCTGCACCACTTCGGCACCAAGGCTGCGCTCGTGACCGCGGCTGTCGACGCCCTCGCGGCCCGCCGGATCGCCGACGTCCGTGCCGACCTCGAGCGGGAGCCCCGCCGCGGGGCCGAGGCCGCCCTCGACGTGGTCTGGCAGTTCTACGCCGGGCCGACGTTCGTGGTGGCGCTCGAGCTGTGGGTCGCCGCGCGCACCAACCCCGAGCTGCGCGAGCACCTGCTCGTCGTCGAGGAGCGCATCGATCGCGAGGGTGTCGCCCTCGCCGCGTCGATCGCGCCGGAGCTGACCACGCCCGCCGGTGCTCTCGTCGGTCGCTGCGCCGTGGCGACCATGCGCGGTCTCGCCATGCGCCGTGCCCTCTACGTCGACGCCGACATCGATGCCGACTGGCGCTCGCTCAAGCCCCTGCTGCTGACCACCCTCACCACCATCTCCTCCGAGGACGCCCGATGA
- a CDS encoding TIGR03086 family metal-binding protein translates to MSAADAFRRTNAAFAARVHGAAPEWDDPAPCEGWVARDVVRHLVEWLPAFLEGGAAVRLEPVPSVDDDPVAAWDAFAAQVQALLEDPATAERTYTGPPGTHPLDRAIDQFFTSDLFLHTWDLARATGQDEALDPERCAAMLAGMEPWDEALRSSGHYGPRVPVAADADPQTKLLAFIGRVV, encoded by the coding sequence ATGAGTGCTGCTGACGCGTTCCGTCGGACCAACGCCGCGTTCGCCGCCCGGGTCCACGGGGCCGCCCCGGAGTGGGACGACCCGGCTCCGTGCGAGGGCTGGGTCGCACGCGACGTCGTGCGCCACCTCGTGGAGTGGCTGCCGGCGTTCCTCGAGGGCGGAGCGGCGGTGCGGCTCGAGCCCGTGCCCAGCGTGGACGACGACCCGGTCGCCGCGTGGGATGCGTTCGCGGCGCAGGTCCAGGCGCTGCTGGAGGATCCCGCCACCGCGGAGAGGACCTACACCGGCCCGCCGGGCACGCACCCGCTGGACCGGGCGATCGACCAGTTCTTCACCAGCGACCTCTTCCTGCACACCTGGGACCTGGCGCGGGCGACGGGCCAGGACGAGGCCCTCGACCCGGAGCGGTGCGCGGCGATGCTCGCCGGCATGGAGCCGTGGGACGAGGCGCTGCGGTCGAGCGGCCACTACGGGCCGCGTGTGCCGGTCGCCGCCGACGCCGACCCGCAGACGAAGCTCCTGGCCTTCATCGGTCGGGTGGTCTGA
- a CDS encoding 3-hydroxyacyl-CoA dehydrogenase NAD-binding domain-containing protein gives MTEQTAVRVEIDADGIATLTLDDPNQSANTMNELYVSSMDAAVNQLVADADKITGVVIASAKKTFFAGGDLKGMMSVRKENAAEIFGMVEGVKATLRKLELLQKPVVAAINGAALGGGLEIALAANHRIAVDGKYSIGLPEVKLGLLPGGGGVTRTVRMFGLATALMEILGQGTEFKPAAAQAKGLVNELVATEDELIPAAKAWIKANPEAWAQPWDTPGYKIPGGTPSHPSLAGMLPAFAPMLKKQIKQADYKAPKAILAAATEGLQVDFDTASRIESRYFTTLVTGQQAKNMIQAFFFDLGSINAGKERPAGVEKYVPQKAIVLGAGMMGAGIAYVLARAGVEVVLKDVTIEAAEKGKAYTAGLNEKAVSRGKLTQEKADEILNRITPTIDPADAAGCDTVVEAVFENVELKQKVFNEVIPFLNEGALLCSNTSTLPITELAKGIDGDGNAARFIGLHFFSPVDKMPLVEIIRGNETGDEALAQAYDITLLIKKTPMIAHDSRGFYTSRVIGTQIDEGLSLLLEGQHPLSIERAATSAGFPVGPLQIADELNLELMVKIASTTREAMGIAEPTKSEVVCNKMIEAGRPSKLKGAGFYEYVDGKRGSLSPVVGELFPVAETQYPLQDLRDRMMFREAIETAKTFEEGVVTSAAHANIGSIFGIGFPPMTGGAAQFITGYDAPDGTYGIEAFLKRADELADKYGEQLRPTQYLRDMAKNGESFPA, from the coding sequence ATGACTGAGCAGACTGCTGTCCGCGTTGAGATCGATGCCGACGGCATCGCCACGCTGACCCTGGACGACCCGAACCAGTCGGCCAACACGATGAACGAGCTGTACGTCAGCTCGATGGACGCGGCCGTGAACCAGCTGGTCGCCGACGCGGACAAGATCACCGGTGTCGTGATCGCCTCCGCGAAGAAGACCTTTTTCGCCGGCGGTGACCTCAAGGGCATGATGAGCGTCCGCAAGGAGAACGCTGCCGAGATCTTCGGCATGGTCGAGGGTGTCAAGGCGACCCTGCGCAAGCTCGAGCTCCTCCAGAAGCCGGTTGTCGCCGCCATCAACGGCGCCGCGCTCGGCGGCGGCCTCGAGATCGCACTCGCCGCCAACCACCGCATCGCGGTCGACGGCAAGTACTCCATCGGCCTGCCCGAGGTGAAGCTGGGCCTGCTGCCCGGCGGTGGCGGCGTCACCCGCACCGTGCGCATGTTCGGCCTCGCGACGGCCCTGATGGAGATCCTGGGCCAGGGCACCGAGTTCAAGCCGGCGGCCGCCCAGGCCAAGGGCCTGGTCAACGAGCTCGTCGCCACCGAGGACGAGCTGATCCCCGCCGCCAAGGCGTGGATCAAGGCCAACCCCGAGGCGTGGGCGCAGCCGTGGGACACCCCGGGCTACAAGATCCCGGGCGGCACCCCGTCGCACCCGTCGCTCGCGGGCATGCTGCCGGCGTTCGCCCCGATGCTGAAGAAGCAGATCAAGCAGGCCGACTACAAGGCCCCCAAGGCGATCCTCGCGGCCGCCACCGAGGGTCTGCAGGTCGACTTCGACACCGCCTCGCGGATCGAGTCGCGCTACTTCACCACGCTGGTCACCGGCCAGCAGGCGAAGAACATGATCCAGGCGTTCTTCTTCGACCTCGGCTCGATCAACGCGGGCAAGGAGCGCCCGGCGGGCGTCGAGAAGTACGTCCCGCAGAAGGCGATCGTCCTCGGCGCCGGCATGATGGGCGCGGGCATCGCCTACGTCCTGGCGCGCGCGGGTGTCGAGGTCGTCCTCAAGGACGTCACCATCGAGGCCGCCGAGAAGGGCAAGGCCTACACCGCGGGCCTCAACGAGAAGGCCGTCTCGCGCGGCAAGCTCACGCAGGAGAAGGCCGACGAGATCCTCAACCGGATCACCCCGACCATCGACCCGGCCGACGCCGCGGGCTGCGACACGGTCGTCGAGGCCGTCTTCGAGAACGTCGAGCTGAAGCAGAAGGTCTTCAACGAGGTCATCCCGTTCCTCAACGAGGGCGCGCTGCTCTGCTCCAACACCTCGACGCTGCCGATCACCGAGCTCGCCAAGGGCATCGACGGCGACGGCAACGCCGCCCGCTTCATCGGCCTGCACTTCTTCTCGCCGGTCGACAAGATGCCGCTGGTCGAGATCATCCGCGGCAACGAGACCGGCGACGAGGCCCTGGCCCAGGCGTACGACATCACGCTGCTGATCAAGAAGACCCCGATGATCGCCCACGACTCGCGCGGCTTCTACACCTCGCGGGTCATCGGAACCCAGATCGACGAGGGCCTCTCGCTCCTCCTCGAGGGCCAGCACCCGCTGTCGATCGAGCGCGCGGCCACGTCGGCCGGCTTCCCGGTCGGCCCGCTGCAGATCGCCGACGAGCTGAACCTCGAGCTCATGGTGAAGATCGCCTCCACCACGCGTGAGGCGATGGGCATCGCCGAGCCGACCAAGTCCGAGGTCGTCTGCAACAAGATGATCGAGGCCGGTCGCCCGTCCAAGCTCAAGGGCGCGGGCTTCTACGAGTACGTCGACGGCAAGCGCGGCTCGCTCTCGCCGGTCGTGGGCGAGCTCTTCCCGGTGGCGGAGACGCAGTACCCGCTCCAGGACCTGCGCGACCGCATGATGTTCCGCGAGGCGATCGAGACCGCCAAGACGTTCGAGGAGGGTGTGGTCACCTCGGCCGCCCACGCGAACATCGGCTCGATCTTCGGCATCGGCTTCCCACCGATGACCGGTGGTGCCGCGCAGTTCATCACCGGCTACGACGCCCCCGACGGCACCTACGGCATCGAGGCGTTCCTCAAGCGCGCCGACGAGCTGGCCGACAAGTACGGCGAGCAGCTGCGCCCGACGCAGTACCTGCGCGACATGGCGAAGAACGGCGAGTCCTTCCCCGCCTGA
- a CDS encoding acyl-CoA carboxylase subunit beta — MTTDAHAHAQPTVEPTPEQALVAHVERAKAALLDDARADKIAKQHARGKLTARERIAYLAGEEFIEFGGLAGPGPSNNGAAPLVAPADGVVTGIGYVDGRPVALAAFDFTVLGGSNGAVGMAKVMRIADRALHDRIPMVLLHDGGGHRMQEALDSRLAAPGSELLMKMCDLSGYVPLVSAMLGPGFGAPGNLAACCDFVVIVRGQGTMGLSSDFLVRNGTGEDATNEELGGADNCARRGVVDLAVDDEHEALDAIRLYLSYLPSWQDGAQNMGDRDAGPGHTADRLDTLVPANMRQAYDVRYVIEGLADDETVFEIKPGYAPNMVCAFARLAGRPVGIVANQPQVFGGAIDGPASEKLGGFVAVCDTFGLPLVVLIDMPGFQVGTAAEESRLVRRSARIAYELANATVPRVVITTRKAYGAAYVVMGGGRSIDADLSLAWPTAELCAIPVESAVDIAFKSVYLDDPEPEKKRAEFIELMRANIDPVLAADGFGIDDVVLPSQTRRLLVETFARAVPRRAPRVPGKRRTIAPA, encoded by the coding sequence ATGACCACCGACGCCCACGCCCACGCCCAGCCGACCGTCGAGCCCACGCCCGAGCAGGCGCTGGTGGCGCACGTCGAGCGCGCCAAGGCGGCCCTGCTCGACGACGCCCGGGCCGACAAGATCGCCAAGCAGCACGCGCGCGGCAAGCTCACCGCCCGTGAGCGGATCGCCTACCTCGCGGGGGAGGAGTTCATCGAGTTCGGCGGCCTGGCCGGCCCGGGTCCGTCCAACAACGGCGCCGCGCCGCTCGTCGCGCCAGCCGACGGCGTGGTCACCGGCATCGGCTACGTCGACGGGCGGCCTGTCGCGCTCGCGGCGTTCGACTTCACCGTGCTCGGCGGGAGCAACGGAGCCGTCGGCATGGCCAAGGTGATGCGCATCGCCGACCGGGCGCTGCACGACCGGATCCCGATGGTGCTGCTGCACGACGGCGGCGGCCACCGCATGCAGGAGGCGCTCGACTCGCGGCTGGCCGCGCCGGGGTCCGAGCTGCTGATGAAGATGTGCGACCTCTCCGGGTACGTGCCGCTGGTCTCCGCCATGCTCGGCCCGGGTTTCGGTGCGCCCGGCAACCTGGCCGCGTGCTGCGACTTCGTCGTGATCGTCCGCGGTCAGGGCACGATGGGGCTGAGCAGCGACTTCCTCGTCAGGAACGGCACCGGCGAGGACGCCACCAACGAGGAGCTCGGTGGTGCCGACAACTGCGCCCGCCGCGGCGTCGTCGACCTCGCCGTCGACGACGAGCACGAGGCCCTCGACGCGATCCGGCTCTACCTCTCCTACCTGCCGAGCTGGCAGGACGGCGCACAGAACATGGGCGATCGCGACGCCGGCCCCGGCCACACCGCCGACCGGCTCGACACCCTGGTCCCGGCCAACATGCGTCAGGCCTACGACGTCCGCTACGTCATCGAGGGCCTCGCCGACGACGAGACGGTCTTCGAGATCAAGCCCGGCTACGCGCCCAACATGGTCTGTGCGTTCGCCCGGCTCGCAGGCCGCCCGGTCGGCATCGTGGCCAACCAGCCGCAGGTCTTCGGCGGCGCGATCGACGGCCCCGCCTCGGAGAAGCTCGGTGGCTTCGTCGCCGTCTGCGACACCTTCGGCCTGCCGCTCGTGGTGCTCATCGACATGCCCGGCTTCCAGGTCGGCACGGCCGCAGAGGAGAGCCGGCTGGTCCGCCGCAGCGCCCGGATCGCCTACGAGCTGGCCAACGCGACCGTCCCGCGGGTCGTCATCACCACCCGCAAGGCGTACGGCGCGGCGTACGTCGTGATGGGCGGCGGCCGGAGCATCGACGCCGACCTCAGCCTGGCCTGGCCGACCGCGGAGCTGTGCGCGATCCCCGTGGAGAGCGCCGTCGACATCGCCTTCAAGTCCGTCTACCTCGACGACCCGGAGCCGGAGAAGAAGCGGGCCGAGTTCATCGAGCTCATGCGCGCCAACATCGACCCGGTGCTGGCCGCGGACGGCTTCGGCATCGACGACGTCGTGCTGCCGAGCCAGACCCGTCGACTGCTGGTCGAGACCTTCGCGCGCGCGGTGCCGCGCCGCGCTCCGCGGGTCCCGGGCAAGCGCCGTACGATCGCGCCCGCCTGA
- a CDS encoding DUF7218 family protein, which translates to MPGRRSPGPSVKDKELYETLRDEGNSKEKSARIANAVAKEGRSKVGARGGRGGDYEDRTVEELRKRAREVGIEGRSHMRKSELIDALRHH; encoded by the coding sequence ATGCCTGGACGACGAAGCCCCGGACCCAGCGTCAAGGACAAGGAGCTCTACGAGACGCTCCGCGACGAGGGCAACAGCAAGGAGAAGTCCGCCCGGATCGCCAACGCCGTCGCCAAGGAGGGGCGGTCGAAGGTCGGCGCGCGCGGCGGACGCGGCGGCGACTACGAGGACCGCACCGTGGAGGAGCTGCGCAAGCGCGCCCGCGAGGTCGGCATCGAGGGACGCTCGCACATGCGCAAGAGCGAGCTCATCGACGCCCTGCGGCACCACTGA